One part of the Treponema sp. OMZ 787 genome encodes these proteins:
- a CDS encoding TraB/GumN family protein — MKNPKKLLSYVLSLVLLFSFLTSCATKNANLKDENEPKAVLIRHPERMLWEIKKDDASIYVLGTIHVADKDFYPLEDKVLEIFDKADRLVSELGGLPEIGTIQEKFQIRMIQSINISPEKDLSNFLSEDEMNVVKQELGEGIALPLFKFNPWVLTVTLTQILYTKAGLDPQNGIDMHLVNRAGKRKVEALETIDEQLDILSSGSFEEQLYDLKKTIDDLKNADNTVDLLTKLKKLYLENNREDLKDFIGSLLDMSEGISQEVLLKARNIVWAERFDEYLNKGGTTLVFAGLAHFIGEDSVFEQMRIKGILE; from the coding sequence ATGAAGAACCCAAAAAAACTTTTGTCTTATGTTTTAAGCCTTGTACTGCTCTTTTCGTTTTTAACATCTTGTGCCACAAAAAACGCTAATTTAAAAGATGAAAACGAACCTAAGGCTGTGTTGATAAGGCATCCCGAAAGGATGCTTTGGGAAATAAAAAAAGATGATGCATCAATTTATGTTTTAGGTACAATTCATGTTGCCGATAAAGATTTTTATCCCTTAGAAGATAAAGTGCTTGAAATTTTTGATAAGGCTGATAGGCTGGTAAGCGAGTTGGGCGGTCTTCCCGAAATCGGAACCATTCAGGAAAAATTTCAGATAAGAATGATTCAAAGCATTAATATCAGCCCCGAAAAAGATTTGTCTAATTTTTTGTCTGAAGACGAAATGAATGTTGTTAAACAAGAATTGGGAGAAGGCATTGCATTGCCGCTTTTTAAATTTAATCCTTGGGTGCTTACGGTAACCTTAACCCAAATCCTATATACCAAGGCCGGTTTGGATCCGCAAAACGGTATAGATATGCATCTTGTAAACCGTGCCGGAAAAAGAAAAGTTGAAGCCCTTGAAACTATTGACGAACAGCTGGATATCTTATCATCAGGCAGCTTTGAAGAACAACTGTATGATCTTAAAAAAACTATAGACGATTTGAAAAATGCCGATAACACTGTTGACTTGCTTACCAAATTAAAAAAGCTTTATTTGGAAAACAATCGTGAAGACTTAAAAGACTTTATAGGTTCGCTTTTAGATATGAGCGAGGGTATCTCTCAAGAGGTTCTGCTGAAGGCCCGAAATATTGTTTGGGCAGAAAGGTTTGATGAATATCTTAATAAGGGCGGCACAACCCTTGTGTTTGCAGGGCTTGCTCATTTTATAGGTGAAGACAGTGTCTTTGAACAAATGAGAATAAAAGGAATTTTAGAATAA